A window of the Dermatophagoides farinae isolate YC_2012a chromosome 2, ASM2471394v1, whole genome shotgun sequence genome harbors these coding sequences:
- the LOC124498898 gene encoding uncharacterized protein LOC124498898 yields MKFNSQSVLLFAFLGLFVSTVYIEVIMANKMIAAMLLGAALAKRPKMLPLPLPLPIPMKVEHKKYVPYKKPIPYYVHKSEPIYVEKGGYGGGYGGGYGGGHGGGYSGGGGYGGEYAGGDQGYSGGGGGGYEAGY; encoded by the exons atgaaattcaacagTCAAtctgttttattatttgccTTTTTGGGTTTGTTCGTTTCAACAGTCTACATTGAAGTGATCATGGCTAACAAAATGATTGCTGCCATGTTATTGGGTGCTGCATTGGCTAAACGACCAAAAATGTTGCCATTACCACTTCCACTTCCC ATCCCAATGAAAGTTGAACACAAGAAATATGTTCCATACAAGAAACCAATTCCATACTATGTTCATAAATCAGAACCAATCTA TGTTGAAAAAGGTGGTTATGGCGGTGGTTACGGCGGTGGTTACGGCGGTGGTCACGGTGGTGGTTATTCAGGTGGTGGCGGTTATGGTGGCGAATACGCTGGTGGTGATCAGGGTTAcagtggcggtggtggtggaggtTATGAAGCCGGATATTAa
- the LOC124491259 gene encoding uncharacterized protein LOC124491259, with product MANNRLRLSQKQQQQQQQQYQPLSTLAMIIITILFLMNEIQQNQAGPMAQMRAFRLGQSLTRPPMTVWLRVFYPFPIDVVEKKYVPVKIPTPVYVNGMPPSSSLKSTIPSSASRNYLPLSSINYPQLSSYPSSYARNPNYYYYYKNSYSAKQNQQQQQQQQQQSYYYGNYLHESTTDLSPKYQIQSKLMAPKEYSNYY from the exons atggCGAATAATCGATTACGATTatcacaaaaacaacaacaacaacaacaacaacaatatcagcCATTATCAACCTTggcaatgatcatcataaccatattatttttaatgaatgaaattcaacaaaatcaagCTGGTCCAATGGCACAAATGCGTGCATTTCGTCTTGGTCAAAGTTTAACACGTCCACCAATGACCGTTTGGTTGCGTGTATTTTATCCG TTTCCAatcgatgttgttgaaaaGAAATATGTACCAGTGAAAATACCGACACCTGTTTATGTGAATGGAatgccaccatcatcatcactaaaaTCTACAataccatcatcagcatctAGAAATTatttaccattatcatccataAATTATccacaattatcatcatatccatCATCGTATGCAAGAAatccaaattattattattattataaaaatagTTATTCAGCCAAacaaaaccaacaacaacaacaacaacaacaacaacaatcatattattatggcAATTATCTAcatgaatcaacaacagattTATCACCAAAATATCAAATACAATCCAAATTAATGGCACCAAAAGAATAttccaattattattag
- the LOC124498906 gene encoding uncharacterized protein LOC124498906 isoform X2, whose protein sequence is MIMMSILSNDINENKNIINMMIGFGEDLDVDIDDINIKSITDLNTLPPSSSSSLYNYYRYRSNIGIGGGSSSTSSTSNSIDTSTINLNQSKSMNISLIDSLQNFTNNLSSTIMYPFMTPTSYTTNISSSSSSSSLSSPSMMINTTMAKMVTTTQDDNNNGIFIPLSSSISYQHQQQHHHHHHQQQQQQQDESISSSIALTPSMNLTFTSGTIDELQTMVDESVFSLWTFEYISIIIFYSLIILVGLTGNLLVCRVAFGTRQMRTTTNLLIASLACSDIVMIVFNIPFNVVRMLPISWPFWSALCILAPLIQYSCVYVSTFTMTLIALHRLWMVRQRSATNTEKNSWKKVALMVMGIWLIAITLSIPHASFNRVKEKRYYGRLLYRCSIQYPNVSFNFPLLMTVEVLITQYLLPLSITLIVYVKIGIVIARQGALICKLSDERKRRQSEAKRRRIFMLALAVATFATCWAPINLYILLVDMRSVKFNQVAFIMCHWFAMSSVCYNPIIYCWLNEKFRNGALQSLRTILEFAHIHFMAKNSNLTINNNDNNNMMMNANNKNNSNQIDLISQQRRQQSSILQHGQQQQQPITQINNNNNSISTMVVNIDDSNDDDVVIDDDDDGKNKKNVRSNGNVINLMMTTPTATTTRDRILHDKNNNNNEKFHNNDDDDVNESFVDHDSKQTIITINNVNNNNNMAIVKKEPKNLHHFHQHQDVHLNNNNNEYQV, encoded by the exons atgataatgatgtcaATTTTATCTAATgatattaatgaaaataaaaacattattaatATGATGATCGGTTTTGGTGAAGATTTAGATGTGGATATAGATGATATCaatataaaatcaataaCGGATCTAAATAcattaccaccatcatcatcatcatcattatataattattatcgttaTCGATCCAATATtggtattggtggtggtagtagtagcacTAGCAGTACTAGTAATAGTATCGATACTAgtacaatcaatttgaatcaatcaaaatcgatgaaCATTTcattaatcgattcattgCAAAACTTTAcgaataatttatcatcaacaataatgtaTCCATTTATGACACCAACATCATATACGAcaaacatatcatcatcatcatcatcatcatcattatcatcaccatcgatgatgatcaatacaaCAATGGCTAAAATGGTGACCACAACtcaagatgataataataatggaattttcataccattatcatcatcgatatcatatcaacatcaacaacaacatcatcatcatcatcatcaacaacagcaacagcaacaagatgaatcaatatcatcatcgattgcaTTGACACCATCAATGAATCTAACATTTACATCCGGtacaattgatgaattacAAACAATGGTTGATGAATCAGTATTTTCATTATGgacatttgaatatatttccattatcattttctattcattaaTCATATTGGTCGGTCTAACTGGTAATCTACTTGTTTGTCGTGTTGCATTCGGTACAAGACAAATGCGTACGAcaacaaatttattgattgcaTCACTTGCCTGTTCTGATATCGTTATGATCG TGTTCAACATTCCATTCAATGTTGTACGAATGTTACCGATTAGTTGGCCATTTTGGTCAGCATTATGTATATTGGCACCATTGATACAATATTCATGTGTTTATGTATCAACATTCACAATGACATTGATAGCATTACATCGGTTATGGATGGTAAGGCAAAGATCAGCAACAAatacggaaaaaaattcatggaAAAAAGTAGCATTAATGGTAATGGGTATATGGTTGATTGCAATCACATTATCAATACCGCATGCATCATTTAATCgtgtaaaagaaaaacgttATTATGGCCGTCTACTATATCGTTGCAGTATACAATATCCAAAtgtatcattcaattttccgCTATTGATGACTGTTGAAGTATTGATTACCCAATATCTATTACCATTATCGATTACATTGATTGTTTATGTTAAAATTGGCATTGTAATAGCAAGGCAAGGTGCTTTGATCTGTAAATTAAGTGATGAACGTAAACGTCGTCAATCGGAAGCAAAACGTCGTCGGATATTTATGTTGGCATTAGCTGTCGCTACATTTGCAACATGTTGGGCACCAATTAATCTTTATATTCTATTAGTCGATATGCGTTCAGTGAAATTCAATCAAGTTGCATTCATTATG TGCCATTGGTTTGCAATGTCTTCAGTTTGTTACAA TCCAATCATATATTGttggttgaatgaaaaatttcgtaATGGTGCCCTACAATCATTGCGTACGATATTGGAATTTGctcatattcatttcatggctaaaaattcaaatttaacgattaataataacgataataataatatgatgatgaatgcgaataataaaaacaacagcaatcaaattgatttgatatcacaacaacgacgacaacagtcatcaattttacagcatggacaacaacaacagcaaccaaTTACAcagataaataataataataattctattTCAACAATGGTggtcaatattgatgattcgaatgatgatgatgttgtcattgatgatgatgatgatggtaaaaataagaaaaatgtaCGAAGCAATGGTAAtgtaatcaatttgatgatgacaacacccacagcaacaacaacacgtGATCGTATTTTGcatgataaaaacaacaacaacaatgaaaaattccataacaatgatgatgatgatgtaaatgaatcatttgttgatcatgatAGTAAACAAACGATAATCACGATAAataatgttaataataataataatatggcaATTGTTAAAAAAGAGCcaaaaaatcttcatcattttcatcaacatcaagaTGTTCatctgaataataataataatgaatatcaggtttaa
- the LOC124498906 gene encoding uncharacterized protein LOC124498906 isoform X1 has translation MIMMSILSNDINENKNIINMMIGFGEDLDVDIDDINIKSITDLNTLPPSSSSSLYNYYRYRSNIGIGGGSSSTSSTSNSIDTSTINLNQSKSMNISLIDSLQNFTNNLSSTIMYPFMTPTSYTTNISSSSSSSSLSSPSMMINTTMAKMVTTTQDDNNNGIFIPLSSSISYQHQQQHHHHHHQQQQQQQDESISSSIALTPSMNLTFTSGTIDELQTMVDESVFSLWTFEYISIIIFYSLIILVGLTGNLLVCRVAFGTRQMRTTTNLLIASLACSDIVMIVFNIPFNVVRMLPISWPFWSALCILAPLIQYSCVYVSTFTMTLIALHRLWMVRQRSATNTEKNSWKKVALMVMGIWLIAITLSIPHASFNRVKEKRYYGRLLYRCSIQYPNVSFNFPLLMTVEVLITQYLLPLSITLIVYVKIGIVIARQGALICKLSDERKRRQSEAKRRRIFMLALAVATFATCWAPINLYILLVDMRSVKFNQVAFIMVSNLIDLFVFFFEYLSSLNSIFTQCHWFAMSSVCYNPIIYCWLNEKFRNGALQSLRTILEFAHIHFMAKNSNLTINNNDNNNMMMNANNKNNSNQIDLISQQRRQQSSILQHGQQQQQPITQINNNNNSISTMVVNIDDSNDDDVVIDDDDDGKNKKNVRSNGNVINLMMTTPTATTTRDRILHDKNNNNNEKFHNNDDDDVNESFVDHDSKQTIITINNVNNNNNMAIVKKEPKNLHHFHQHQDVHLNNNNNEYQV, from the exons atgataatgatgtcaATTTTATCTAATgatattaatgaaaataaaaacattattaatATGATGATCGGTTTTGGTGAAGATTTAGATGTGGATATAGATGATATCaatataaaatcaataaCGGATCTAAATAcattaccaccatcatcatcatcatcattatataattattatcgttaTCGATCCAATATtggtattggtggtggtagtagtagcacTAGCAGTACTAGTAATAGTATCGATACTAgtacaatcaatttgaatcaatcaaaatcgatgaaCATTTcattaatcgattcattgCAAAACTTTAcgaataatttatcatcaacaataatgtaTCCATTTATGACACCAACATCATATACGAcaaacatatcatcatcatcatcatcatcatcattatcatcaccatcgatgatgatcaatacaaCAATGGCTAAAATGGTGACCACAACtcaagatgataataataatggaattttcataccattatcatcatcgatatcatatcaacatcaacaacaacatcatcatcatcatcatcaacaacagcaacagcaacaagatgaatcaatatcatcatcgattgcaTTGACACCATCAATGAATCTAACATTTACATCCGGtacaattgatgaattacAAACAATGGTTGATGAATCAGTATTTTCATTATGgacatttgaatatatttccattatcattttctattcattaaTCATATTGGTCGGTCTAACTGGTAATCTACTTGTTTGTCGTGTTGCATTCGGTACAAGACAAATGCGTACGAcaacaaatttattgattgcaTCACTTGCCTGTTCTGATATCGTTATGATCG TGTTCAACATTCCATTCAATGTTGTACGAATGTTACCGATTAGTTGGCCATTTTGGTCAGCATTATGTATATTGGCACCATTGATACAATATTCATGTGTTTATGTATCAACATTCACAATGACATTGATAGCATTACATCGGTTATGGATGGTAAGGCAAAGATCAGCAACAAatacggaaaaaaattcatggaAAAAAGTAGCATTAATGGTAATGGGTATATGGTTGATTGCAATCACATTATCAATACCGCATGCATCATTTAATCgtgtaaaagaaaaacgttATTATGGCCGTCTACTATATCGTTGCAGTATACAATATCCAAAtgtatcattcaattttccgCTATTGATGACTGTTGAAGTATTGATTACCCAATATCTATTACCATTATCGATTACATTGATTGTTTATGTTAAAATTGGCATTGTAATAGCAAGGCAAGGTGCTTTGATCTGTAAATTAAGTGATGAACGTAAACGTCGTCAATCGGAAGCAAAACGTCGTCGGATATTTATGTTGGCATTAGCTGTCGCTACATTTGCAACATGTTGGGCACCAATTAATCTTTATATTCTATTAGTCGATATGCGTTCAGTGAAATTCAATCAAGTTGCATTCATTATGGTAagtaatttgattgatttgtttgtttttttttttgaatatttatcatcattgaattctatATTCACACAGTGCCATTGGTTTGCAATGTCTTCAGTTTGTTACAA TCCAATCATATATTGttggttgaatgaaaaatttcgtaATGGTGCCCTACAATCATTGCGTACGATATTGGAATTTGctcatattcatttcatggctaaaaattcaaatttaacgattaataataacgataataataatatgatgatgaatgcgaataataaaaacaacagcaatcaaattgatttgatatcacaacaacgacgacaacagtcatcaattttacagcatggacaacaacaacagcaaccaaTTACAcagataaataataataataattctattTCAACAATGGTggtcaatattgatgattcgaatgatgatgatgttgtcattgatgatgatgatgatggtaaaaataagaaaaatgtaCGAAGCAATGGTAAtgtaatcaatttgatgatgacaacacccacagcaacaacaacacgtGATCGTATTTTGcatgataaaaacaacaacaacaatgaaaaattccataacaatgatgatgatgatgtaaatgaatcatttgttgatcatgatAGTAAACAAACGATAATCACGATAAataatgttaataataataataatatggcaATTGTTAAAAAAGAGCcaaaaaatcttcatcattttcatcaacatcaagaTGTTCatctgaataataataataatgaatatcaggtttaa